One genomic region from Streptomyces sp. NBC_00582 encodes:
- a CDS encoding MBL fold metallo-hydrolase codes for MKATVTYIGTATVLLEVGGLRLLTDPAFDPAPAEYPRGPVTLRSLRDPAVAAADLPPLDAVLLSHDEHPDNLDEAGRALIADLTVLTTVSGAARLGGGAVGLAPWDTYELPGAQGGVRITATPGRHAGEVIGFVIQVAGEAEALYISGDTVYYEELDEIGRRFSIGTALLHFGAAVVEWFGKDFITMDGTQGVRLTKSLRARTVVPVHYDAWDHFTEGRDDIVDAFAEAGLLDRLCWPARGVPTIVGRSPLR; via the coding sequence ATGAAGGCCACCGTGACGTACATCGGAACCGCGACCGTGCTGCTCGAAGTGGGCGGGCTACGACTGCTGACCGACCCGGCGTTCGACCCGGCCCCGGCGGAGTACCCGAGGGGGCCGGTCACCCTGCGGAGCCTGCGCGATCCCGCCGTCGCGGCCGCCGACCTGCCGCCCCTCGACGCGGTGCTGCTCAGCCACGACGAGCACCCCGACAACCTGGACGAGGCGGGGCGGGCCCTGATCGCCGATCTGACCGTGCTCACGACGGTCAGCGGGGCCGCACGGCTGGGCGGCGGGGCCGTGGGGCTCGCGCCCTGGGACACGTACGAACTCCCCGGCGCGCAAGGCGGCGTACGGATCACCGCCACCCCCGGCCGGCACGCCGGCGAGGTGATCGGCTTCGTGATCCAGGTGGCCGGGGAGGCCGAGGCGCTGTACATCTCCGGGGACACCGTCTACTACGAGGAACTCGACGAGATCGGCCGACGCTTCTCGATCGGCACCGCGCTGCTGCACTTCGGTGCCGCGGTGGTCGAATGGTTCGGGAAGGACTTCATCACCATGGACGGCACCCAGGGCGTGCGGCTGACGAAGTCGCTCCGGGCGAGGACGGTCGTCCCCGTCCACTACGACGCCTGGGACCACTTCACCGAGGGGCGCGACGACATCGTCGACGCCTTCGCCGAGGCGGGACTCCTCGACCGACTGTGCTGGCCGGCGCGCGGGGTGCCCACCATCGTCGGCCGGAGCCCGCTCCGGTAG
- a CDS encoding DeoR/GlpR family DNA-binding transcription regulator codes for MNAEERQSRILALARQHGQVTVTATATDLAVAPETIRRDLGVLERRGLLRRTYGGAYPVEGAGFETGLPERETLHVKDKRRIAAEAVKLLGDAETVFVDEGYTPQLLAALLPGDRPLTVVTASLSTAAAIADSPQVTVLLLGGRVRARTLATVGSWACAMLERFVIDLAFLGSNGISRELGLTTPDPVVADVKAKALAVSRRRVFMGHHSKFGASSFCRFAGVDDFEAIVTDTGLSSAEAHRYSLMGPRVHRV; via the coding sequence ATGAACGCCGAAGAGCGTCAGAGCCGGATCCTCGCGCTCGCGCGTCAGCACGGACAGGTCACCGTCACGGCCACGGCCACCGACCTGGCCGTCGCGCCGGAGACCATCCGCCGTGACCTCGGTGTCCTGGAACGCCGGGGCCTGCTCCGCCGCACCTACGGCGGCGCCTACCCCGTCGAGGGCGCGGGATTCGAAACAGGCCTCCCCGAGCGGGAGACCCTGCACGTCAAGGACAAGCGCCGGATCGCCGCCGAGGCGGTCAAGCTCCTCGGTGACGCGGAGACCGTGTTCGTCGACGAGGGGTACACCCCACAGCTCCTCGCCGCGCTCCTCCCCGGTGACCGACCCCTGACCGTGGTCACCGCCTCGCTCTCCACCGCGGCGGCGATCGCGGACTCTCCGCAGGTCACCGTGCTGCTCCTGGGGGGCCGGGTCCGGGCCCGGACCCTCGCCACGGTGGGCTCGTGGGCCTGCGCCATGCTCGAACGATTCGTGATCGACCTGGCCTTCCTCGGGTCGAACGGCATCTCCCGCGAGCTCGGCCTGACCACCCCGGATCCGGTGGTGGCCGACGTCAAGGCCAAGGCGCTGGCCGTGTCGCGCCGACGCGTCTTCATGGGTCACCACAGCAAGTTCGGCGCGAGCAGCTTCTGCCGCTTCGCCGGGGTGGACGACTTCGAGGCGATCGTCACCGACACCGGGCTCTCCAGCGCCGAGGCACACCGCTACTCACTCATGGGGCCGCGCGTCCACCGGGTCTGA
- a CDS encoding ABC transporter substrate-binding protein: protein MNSRRTLLRRTVPLGALAMSCALLTACAGAGGSGGGSGSHSINVLMVNNPQMADLQKLTADNFTKETGIKVNFTVLPENDVRDKITQDFSSQAGQYDVATISNYETPIYAKNGWLAPLTSYTKKDTAFDQADILPAMQESLTASGQIYAEPFYGESSFLMYRKDVFEKKGLTMPAHPTWQQVADLAAKADGAESGMKGICLRGLPGWGEVMAPLTTVVNTMGGTWFDKDWNAQVDSAAFTKATRFYVDLVRKHGEAGAPQSGFAECLNNMTQGKVAMWYDATSAAGSLESGDSPVAGKIGYAPAPVDRTKSSGWLYTWAWGVQKASKNQDDAWKFISWASSKKYEELVGEKLGWSRVPAGKRTSTYENAKYVAAASAFADATANALKAADPENPGVQPRPAPGIQFVGIPEFTDLGTQVSQQISSAIAGKTSVEDALKAGQELAEKVAAKYADQ from the coding sequence ATGAACTCGAGAAGAACCCTCCTGCGGCGCACCGTGCCGCTCGGTGCCCTCGCCATGTCCTGCGCACTGCTCACGGCGTGTGCGGGCGCCGGGGGCTCGGGGGGCGGCTCCGGCTCGCACTCCATCAACGTGCTGATGGTGAACAACCCGCAGATGGCGGACCTGCAGAAGCTCACCGCGGACAACTTCACCAAGGAGACCGGCATCAAGGTCAACTTCACGGTGCTGCCCGAGAACGACGTCCGCGACAAGATCACCCAGGACTTCTCCAGCCAGGCCGGCCAGTACGACGTGGCCACCATCAGCAACTACGAGACGCCGATCTACGCCAAGAACGGCTGGCTCGCCCCGCTGACCTCGTACACCAAGAAGGACACGGCCTTCGACCAGGCGGACATCCTGCCCGCCATGCAGGAGTCCCTGACCGCCTCCGGCCAGATCTACGCCGAGCCCTTCTACGGCGAGTCGTCCTTCCTGATGTACCGCAAGGACGTCTTCGAGAAGAAGGGGCTGACCATGCCGGCCCACCCCACCTGGCAGCAGGTCGCCGACCTGGCCGCGAAGGCCGACGGCGCCGAGTCCGGGATGAAGGGCATCTGCCTGCGCGGCCTGCCGGGCTGGGGCGAGGTGATGGCCCCGCTGACCACGGTGGTCAACACCATGGGCGGCACCTGGTTCGACAAGGACTGGAACGCCCAGGTCGACAGTGCCGCCTTCACCAAGGCGACCAGGTTCTACGTCGACCTCGTGCGCAAGCACGGTGAGGCGGGCGCCCCGCAGTCCGGGTTCGCCGAGTGCCTCAACAACATGACCCAGGGCAAGGTCGCCATGTGGTACGACGCCACGAGCGCCGCCGGCTCGCTGGAGTCCGGCGACTCTCCGGTGGCCGGCAAGATCGGCTACGCACCCGCACCGGTCGACCGGACCAAGAGCTCGGGCTGGCTCTACACCTGGGCCTGGGGTGTGCAGAAGGCGAGCAAGAACCAGGACGACGCCTGGAAGTTCATCTCCTGGGCCTCCAGCAAGAAGTACGAGGAGCTGGTCGGCGAGAAGCTCGGCTGGTCCCGGGTCCCGGCGGGCAAGCGCACCTCCACCTACGAGAACGCCAAGTACGTCGCCGCGGCCTCGGCCTTCGCCGACGCCACCGCGAACGCCCTGAAGGCCGCCGACCCCGAGAACCCGGGCGTGCAGCCCCGTCCCGCCCCCGGCATCCAGTTCGTCGGCATCCCCGAGTTCACCGACCTGGGCACACAGGTCTCCCAGCAGATCAGCTCCGCCATCGCCGGCAAGACCAGCGTCGAGGACGCCCTGAAGGCCGGTCAGGAACTCGCCGAGAAGGTCGCCGCCAAGTACGCGGACCAGTGA
- a CDS encoding carbohydrate ABC transporter permease encodes MTLTHSLTRRARAPRIAGRTVPPRRSRGAWARRAPLLPALIFMIVVTQLPFVGTVAISFMRWNALEPDHKAFAGLDNYKEAVTDPQLRSSLLTTVTLTVTVVLVSLALGLGLALLLDRRFRGRGLVRTMLITPFLVVPVASALLWKHALYNATYGLINGSLTWLWSLFGSDDPPQPDWLSSLPMMSVEASLIWQWTPFMMLILLAGLQSRPLDAVEAARMDGATTWQIFRYLTFPHLRRYLELAALLGSIYVVQNFDAVFTLTGGGLGTANLPYTVYETFYQAHDYGQASAEGVIVVLCSLLVGSFALRTVSSLLREETR; translated from the coding sequence ATGACCCTGACCCATTCGCTCACCAGGCGCGCCCGGGCGCCGCGGATCGCCGGGCGGACCGTACCTCCCCGGCGATCTCGCGGAGCCTGGGCCCGGCGGGCCCCACTGCTCCCGGCCCTGATCTTCATGATCGTGGTCACCCAGCTGCCGTTCGTCGGCACCGTCGCGATCTCGTTCATGCGCTGGAACGCCCTCGAACCCGACCACAAGGCCTTCGCGGGCCTGGACAACTACAAGGAGGCGGTGACCGACCCGCAACTGCGCTCGTCCCTGCTGACCACCGTCACCCTGACCGTCACCGTGGTCCTCGTCAGCCTGGCCCTGGGACTCGGACTCGCGCTGCTCCTGGACCGCCGGTTCCGCGGTCGCGGCCTCGTCCGCACGATGCTGATCACACCGTTCCTCGTCGTGCCCGTGGCCTCGGCACTGCTGTGGAAGCACGCGCTGTACAACGCCACCTACGGGCTGATCAACGGCTCCCTGACCTGGCTGTGGAGCCTGTTCGGCAGTGACGACCCGCCGCAGCCCGACTGGCTGTCCTCGTTGCCGATGATGTCCGTGGAGGCGTCGCTGATCTGGCAGTGGACGCCCTTCATGATGCTGATCCTGCTCGCCGGACTGCAGAGCCGCCCCCTCGACGCCGTCGAGGCGGCCCGTATGGACGGCGCGACCACCTGGCAGATCTTCCGCTACCTCACCTTCCCCCACCTGCGACGCTACCTGGAACTCGCCGCCCTGCTCGGCAGCATCTACGTCGTCCAGAACTTCGACGCCGTCTTCACCCTCACCGGCGGCGGCCTGGGCACCGCCAATCTGCCCTACACGGTCTACGAGACCTTCTACCAGGCGCACGACTACGGGCAGGCCTCCGCGGAGGGCGTCATCGTCGTCCTGTGCTCCCTCCTCGTGGGCAGCTTCGCGCTGCGGACCGTCTCGTCCCTGCTCCGAGAGGAGACCCGCTGA
- a CDS encoding carbohydrate ABC transporter permease yields MATTTADAPVVRRRRGALGLLAWLCGVLFFLPVAWMVLTSLHSESDAATNPPSLGAPLTLQGYREFFGASTGVSPWPPLINSFSASLMSTLLVLVLSIPAAYALSIKPVRKWSDAMFFFLSTKMLPAVAGLLPIYLIAKNSGLLDNVALLVILYTSMNLPIAVWMMRSFLAEVPVEILEAASIDGAGLPTVLARIVAPVVAPGIAATSLICFIFSWNELLFARVLTGVVAGTAPVFLTGFVTSQGLFLAKVCAAAVCVSLPVLIAGFAAQDKLVQGLSLGAVK; encoded by the coding sequence ATGGCCACGACAACCGCTGACGCCCCCGTCGTACGGCGCAGGCGTGGCGCGCTCGGCCTGCTGGCCTGGCTCTGCGGAGTGCTGTTCTTCCTGCCCGTCGCCTGGATGGTGCTCACGTCGCTGCACAGCGAGTCCGACGCGGCCACCAACCCGCCCAGCCTCGGGGCTCCCCTCACCCTCCAGGGTTACCGGGAGTTCTTCGGAGCGAGCACCGGGGTCTCTCCCTGGCCGCCGCTGATCAACTCCTTCTCCGCGAGCCTCATGTCGACGCTGCTGGTGCTGGTGCTGTCCATCCCGGCCGCCTACGCGCTGTCCATCAAGCCGGTGCGCAAGTGGTCCGACGCGATGTTCTTCTTCCTGTCCACCAAGATGCTGCCCGCGGTGGCCGGACTGCTGCCGATCTACCTGATCGCGAAGAACAGCGGCCTGCTCGACAACGTCGCCCTGCTGGTCATCCTCTACACCTCGATGAACCTCCCGATCGCGGTCTGGATGATGCGCTCCTTCCTCGCCGAGGTTCCCGTCGAGATCCTGGAGGCGGCCTCCATCGACGGCGCCGGACTGCCCACCGTCCTCGCCCGGATCGTCGCCCCGGTCGTCGCCCCCGGCATCGCCGCGACCTCGCTGATCTGCTTCATCTTCAGCTGGAACGAACTCCTCTTCGCCCGCGTGCTCACCGGCGTCGTCGCCGGCACCGCACCGGTGTTCCTCACCGGCTTCGTCACCAGCCAGGGTCTGTTCCTGGCCAAGGTCTGCGCCGCCGCCGTCTGTGTCTCCCTGCCGGTCCTCATCGCCGGATTCGCCGCCCAGGACAAGCTGGTCCAGGGCCTCTCCCTAGGAGCAGTCAAGTGA
- a CDS encoding zinc-dependent alcohol dehydrogenase family protein produces MKAAVISAPGQVGVETVDDPTPAPGQVVIEVAACGLCGTDLHILQGEFAPTLPIVPGHEFAGEIVALGSGVSGLEVGDRVAVDPSLYCHECHYCRIGRGNMCERWNAIGVSVPGGAAEYTVAPAANCVKLPDHVRTEDAALIEPLSCAVRGYDILRSTLASNVLIYGSGTMGLMMLELAKRTGAATVDMVDVNEDRLITARTLGCSNAVTTADAIERPRGWDVVIDATGNAQAIQDALGRVGKGGTYLQFGVADYATRVTIDPYRIYNQEITITGSMAVLHSYERAAELFAGGVLDPDLFISDRLPLDDYAEALRQFQAGKGRKIQVLP; encoded by the coding sequence GTGAAAGCCGCCGTCATCAGCGCGCCCGGCCAGGTCGGCGTGGAGACCGTCGACGACCCCACGCCCGCGCCCGGCCAGGTGGTGATCGAGGTCGCCGCCTGCGGCCTGTGCGGCACCGATCTCCACATACTCCAGGGCGAGTTCGCGCCGACGCTGCCGATCGTCCCCGGGCACGAGTTCGCCGGCGAGATCGTCGCCCTGGGCTCCGGCGTCAGCGGCCTCGAGGTCGGGGACCGGGTCGCCGTCGACCCCTCGCTGTACTGCCACGAGTGCCACTACTGCCGTATCGGACGCGGCAACATGTGCGAACGCTGGAACGCCATCGGCGTCTCGGTCCCCGGCGGCGCGGCCGAGTACACCGTCGCTCCCGCCGCCAACTGCGTGAAGCTTCCGGACCACGTCCGCACCGAGGACGCGGCCCTCATCGAACCGCTGTCCTGCGCGGTGCGCGGGTACGACATCCTGCGCTCCACGCTCGCCAGCAATGTGCTGATCTACGGCTCGGGCACCATGGGCCTGATGATGCTCGAACTCGCCAAGCGCACCGGCGCGGCCACCGTCGACATGGTGGACGTCAACGAGGACCGTCTCATCACCGCCCGCACCCTCGGGTGCAGCAACGCGGTGACCACCGCCGACGCGATCGAGCGCCCGCGCGGCTGGGACGTGGTCATCGACGCCACCGGCAACGCCCAGGCCATCCAGGACGCCCTCGGCCGGGTCGGCAAGGGAGGCACCTACCTCCAGTTCGGCGTCGCCGACTACGCGACACGGGTGACGATCGACCCGTATCGCATCTACAACCAGGAGATCACCATCACCGGCTCCATGGCGGTCCTGCACAGCTATGAACGAGCCGCCGAACTGTTCGCCGGCGGAGTCCTCGACCCGGATCTCTTCATCAGCGACCGGCTGCCGCTGGACGACTACGCCGAGGCGCTGCGGCAGTTCCAGGCCGGCAAGGGCCGCAAGATCCAGGTGCTCCCGTGA
- a CDS encoding carbohydrate kinase family protein: MTTRLPAVVVGEALVDVIVDRDGPSRSHPGGSPANVALGLGRLGHPVRLATRVGHDDFGHLLQRHLKDSGVELTAGSVVAAATSTATAVLDAAGAARYTFDITWALPKAVEAALIEGPAAHVHTGSIATALSPGAEQVLAALHAVRPSATVSYDPNVRPALLRSPGEERERVERLVALSDVVKASEEDLAWLHPGETPDRTAARWARSGPSLVVLTRGADGAEAYWRHGHRSIAPVPVQVVDTVGAGDAFMAGLVSRLLHAGLLGGGPGTEAETARAALRRATGTDRLPAILDEAVATAARAAALTCAREGADPPTTAELM, translated from the coding sequence GTGACCACGCGCCTCCCGGCGGTCGTCGTCGGCGAAGCACTGGTGGACGTCATCGTCGATCGCGACGGCCCGAGCCGCAGCCACCCCGGTGGCAGTCCCGCCAACGTGGCCCTCGGCCTGGGCCGCCTCGGCCACCCGGTCCGGCTCGCCACCCGCGTGGGACACGACGACTTCGGCCACCTCCTGCAAAGGCACCTGAAGGACAGCGGAGTCGAGTTGACCGCGGGATCCGTGGTCGCCGCCGCCACCTCCACGGCAACCGCCGTACTCGATGCGGCGGGCGCCGCGCGGTACACCTTCGACATCACCTGGGCACTGCCGAAGGCCGTCGAGGCAGCGCTGATCGAGGGCCCGGCGGCGCACGTCCACACCGGATCCATCGCCACCGCCCTGAGCCCGGGAGCCGAGCAGGTCCTCGCGGCCCTGCACGCCGTGCGGCCCTCGGCCACCGTCTCCTACGACCCGAACGTGAGGCCCGCGCTGCTCCGCTCCCCGGGGGAGGAACGCGAACGGGTGGAGCGGCTCGTCGCCCTCAGCGACGTGGTGAAGGCCAGCGAAGAGGACCTCGCCTGGCTCCACCCGGGCGAGACCCCCGACAGGACGGCGGCCCGCTGGGCACGCAGCGGCCCGTCGCTGGTCGTCCTCACCCGGGGAGCCGACGGCGCCGAAGCGTACTGGCGACACGGCCACCGGAGCATCGCACCGGTCCCCGTCCAGGTGGTGGACACCGTGGGAGCGGGCGACGCCTTCATGGCCGGGCTCGTCAGCCGCCTCCTGCACGCGGGACTGCTGGGCGGCGGCCCCGGGACCGAGGCGGAAACGGCACGCGCGGCGCTGCGCAGGGCCACCGGCACCGACCGGTTGCCCGCGATCCTCGACGAGGCCGTGGCGACGGCCGCCCGCGCCGCCGCCCTCACCTGCGCACGCGAGGGAGCGGACCCACCCACCACGGCGGAACTGATGTGA
- a CDS encoding maleylpyruvate isomerase family mycothiol-dependent enzyme has translation MPEALARAIRETADDIATLLSSTSHTTDPVPDSEWTVGEAAAHLALANELMADAAAGHERPYGDGTPQGLAAANAEALATFGQRDAQPLASMITEQADVFLDALERAARDESTTRPVVVTPLGPMDRHVLASYLLTHMLGHGYDLARALKRPHMIDRDRVGLCMPFMLAAMPRVADTAAIADLAARYTIRLRGGAAFGVSLGDGTVHVSPTALERPDCTILIEPVAFLLIALGRRHPWRAIGQGQVLAWGRKPWLAPRFPTLFTAP, from the coding sequence TTGCCCGAAGCGCTCGCACGAGCGATACGCGAGACCGCCGACGACATCGCCACGCTGTTGAGCAGCACCTCGCACACGACCGATCCCGTTCCGGATTCCGAGTGGACGGTCGGCGAGGCGGCCGCCCATCTGGCGCTGGCCAACGAGCTGATGGCCGACGCCGCAGCCGGACACGAACGCCCCTACGGGGACGGCACGCCGCAGGGTCTGGCCGCTGCCAACGCAGAGGCCCTCGCCACGTTCGGGCAGCGTGACGCGCAGCCGCTGGCGTCGATGATCACGGAGCAGGCCGACGTATTCCTCGACGCCCTGGAACGGGCTGCGAGGGACGAGAGCACCACGCGCCCGGTCGTCGTGACACCCCTGGGTCCCATGGACCGGCACGTTCTCGCGTCCTACCTGCTGACGCACATGCTGGGCCACGGCTACGACCTGGCTCGCGCGCTGAAACGCCCGCACATGATCGACCGCGACCGTGTCGGGCTGTGCATGCCGTTCATGCTCGCGGCCATGCCGCGCGTCGCCGACACGGCCGCCATCGCTGATCTGGCCGCCCGCTACACCATCCGCCTGCGGGGCGGCGCGGCGTTCGGCGTCAGCCTGGGCGACGGCACGGTCCACGTGTCCCCGACGGCGCTCGAACGTCCGGACTGCACCATCCTGATCGAACCCGTCGCCTTCCTCCTCATAGCGCTGGGCCGTCGTCATCCGTGGCGAGCCATCGGGCAGGGACAGGTCCTCGCATGGGGACGCAAACCCTGGCTCGCCCCCCGCTTCCCGACTCTGTTCACCGCGCCCTGA
- a CDS encoding DUF4331 domain-containing protein: MTPIFRSGAGRRGLATLIAGALAAGGLAAAGVATLGPGAASASSHREAPLISGQPRYDNTDVYAFVSPDHPETTTIIANWIPFEDPAGGPNFFTFADDAQYDIHIDNNGDAQGELLLRYTFRTHTKSKKTFLYNTGPVTSLDDPDLNITQTYDIELLRLHNQQVVSRTKLADDIPVAPSNVGKASMPDYGTLRRQAVRELADGVRTFAGQADDPFFLDLRVFDLLYGGNLSEVGNDTLKGYNVNSVALQLPTDMITQSKHQPVVGIWSTTQRKNAQGSYEQVSRLGNPLVNEVVNPLKDKDEFNASSPWNDGQFLKNVTDPELPKLIEAVYKIKAPAEPRNDLVDVFLKGVKGLNQPPNVRPAEMLRLNTAIKPAAEPKRLGVLAGDNAGFPNGRRLTDDVVDIALQVVEGELVGSKNDLGDAVDANDQRFGDSFPYLAEPVAGSRGPLARGTTGGNDVLHQVGDALQPTDSGDGSRNTGLIAASAAAGAVGILLIGVALAWWRRRTQRPN, encoded by the coding sequence ATGACACCTATCTTCAGGAGCGGTGCGGGGCGAAGGGGCCTCGCCACCCTCATAGCAGGTGCACTGGCCGCCGGGGGACTCGCAGCAGCCGGCGTGGCCACGCTGGGACCGGGGGCGGCTTCCGCCTCCAGTCACCGGGAGGCTCCGCTGATCTCGGGACAACCCCGGTACGACAACACGGACGTGTACGCGTTCGTCAGTCCGGACCATCCGGAGACGACGACGATCATCGCGAACTGGATCCCGTTCGAGGACCCGGCGGGCGGCCCGAACTTCTTCACGTTCGCGGACGACGCCCAGTACGACATCCACATCGACAACAACGGTGACGCGCAGGGCGAACTGCTGCTGCGCTACACCTTCAGGACGCACACGAAGTCCAAGAAGACGTTCCTGTACAACACGGGCCCCGTCACCAGCCTGGACGACCCGGACCTCAACATCACGCAGACCTACGACATCGAGCTGTTGAGGCTGCACAACCAGCAGGTCGTGTCGCGGACGAAGCTCGCCGACGACATACCGGTGGCTCCGTCGAATGTCGGCAAGGCGTCGATGCCGGACTACGGCACGCTGCGTCGGCAGGCCGTCCGTGAACTCGCCGACGGCGTCCGGACGTTCGCCGGTCAGGCGGACGACCCCTTCTTCCTCGACCTGCGCGTGTTCGACCTGCTGTACGGCGGCAACCTCTCCGAGGTCGGCAACGACACCCTCAAGGGCTACAACGTCAACTCGGTAGCCCTGCAACTGCCGACCGACATGATCACGCAATCCAAGCACCAGCCGGTCGTCGGCATCTGGTCGACCACGCAGCGAAAGAACGCCCAGGGCTCCTACGAGCAGGTCTCACGTCTGGGCAACCCGCTGGTCAACGAGGTCGTCAACCCGCTGAAGGACAAGGACGAGTTCAACGCGTCCTCGCCGTGGAACGATGGCCAGTTCCTGAAGAACGTGACCGATCCGGAACTGCCGAAGCTCATCGAGGCCGTCTACAAGATCAAGGCGCCCGCGGAACCGCGCAATGATCTCGTCGATGTCTTCCTCAAGGGCGTCAAGGGCCTCAACCAGCCACCGAACGTACGACCGGCGGAGATGCTCCGCCTGAACACCGCGATCAAGCCGGCCGCCGAACCGAAACGGCTCGGTGTGCTCGCCGGCGACAACGCGGGCTTCCCGAACGGGCGCCGACTCACCGATGACGTCGTGGACATCGCGCTACAGGTCGTCGAGGGTGAACTGGTCGGTTCCAAGAACGACTTGGGTGACGCTGTCGACGCCAACGACCAGAGGTTCGGCGACTCCTTCCCCTACCTGGCCGAGCCCGTGGCCGGTTCGCGCGGCCCGCTCGCACGGGGCACGACCGGGGGCAACGACGTCCTCCACCAGGTGGGCGACGCCCTGCAGCCGACCGACTCCGGCGACGGCAGCCGCAATACCGGCCTGATCGCCGCGTCGGCGGCCGCGGGCGCGGTCGGGATCCTCCTGATCGGCGTCGCTCTGGCCTGGTGGCGCCGGCGCACGCAGCGGCCGAACTGA
- a CDS encoding DJ-1/PfpI family protein, with product MKSDCGLQSSEGSVDGGEGGGILRVHIVTFDGVEELDVFGPLEVLSVAARAYPVTVKLVTGGEAAEVTYGYGTQVPAAAWSPQDADVIIVPGGGFDRRGGAGVWAEIDKGDLLFALRSAHEAGVTVLGVCTGVILLSAAGLTSGRTCTTHHLAKSYLAEQGVKVMDERVVDDGDLITAGGVSSGIDGALWLLERELGRDAAAYVETIVEFERRGTVLRTANACP from the coding sequence GTGAAAAGCGACTGTGGGTTGCAGTCCTCCGAGGGAAGCGTCGACGGCGGCGAGGGCGGCGGCATACTGCGCGTCCACATCGTCACCTTCGACGGTGTGGAGGAACTGGACGTCTTCGGCCCGCTCGAGGTGCTGTCGGTGGCAGCCCGGGCCTATCCGGTGACGGTGAAGCTGGTGACCGGGGGAGAAGCGGCCGAGGTGACCTACGGCTACGGTACGCAGGTGCCGGCAGCGGCCTGGTCCCCGCAGGACGCGGATGTGATCATCGTGCCCGGCGGAGGCTTCGACCGGCGGGGTGGGGCCGGGGTGTGGGCGGAGATCGACAAGGGTGACCTGCTGTTCGCGCTGCGCTCCGCGCATGAGGCCGGGGTGACCGTGCTCGGTGTCTGTACGGGGGTGATCCTGCTGTCCGCCGCCGGTCTCACCTCGGGCCGGACGTGCACCACTCATCACCTGGCCAAGAGCTACCTCGCGGAACAGGGGGTGAAGGTCATGGACGAGCGAGTGGTCGACGACGGTGACCTGATCACGGCCGGCGGGGTCTCGTCCGGCATCGACGGCGCCCTCTGGCTGCTGGAACGCGAGTTGGGAAGGGACGCCGCCGCCTACGTGGAGACGATCGTGGAGTTCGAGCGCCGGGGGACCGTGCTCAGGACAGCGAACGCGTGCCCGTGA